In Citrus sinensis cultivar Valencia sweet orange chromosome 4, DVS_A1.0, whole genome shotgun sequence, one DNA window encodes the following:
- the LOC102613387 gene encoding uncharacterized protein LOC102613387 isoform X2, whose product MVASQYLPPWFSVAPMMDWTDNHYRTLARLISKHAWLYTEMLAAETIIYQQGNLDRFLAFSPEQHPIVLQIGGSNLDNLAKATELANAYNYDEINLNCGCPSPKVAGHGCFGVSLMLDPKFVGEAMSVIAANTNVPVSVKCRIGVDDHDSYNQLCDFIYKVSSLSPTRHFIIHSRKALLNGISPAENRTIPPLKYEYYYALLRDFPDLTFTLNGGINTVDEVNAALRKGAHHVMVGRAAYQNPWYTLGHVDTAIYGAPSSGLTRRQVVEKYQVYGDAILGTYGNNRPHVRDVMKPLLHFFHSEPGNGLFKRKADAAFQTCKTVKSFLEETIVAIPDSVLDSPIEEAPRGREDLFADVHDLLPPPYKAREQEVLYAY is encoded by the exons ATGGTTGCTAGTCAATATCTCCCTCCTTGGTTTAG TGTTGCTCCAATGATGGACTGGACAGATAATCATTATAGGACTCTTGCCCGTCTCATTTCAAAACATGCATGGCTTTATACAGAGATGCTTGCAGCTGAGACAATTATTTATCAACAGGGAAATTTG GACAGATTCTTGGCATTTTCTCCAGAACAGCATCCCATTGTCCTTCAAATTGGTGGTAGTAACTTGGATAACCTGGCCAAAGCGACTGAACTTGCCAATGCATACAACTATgatgaaatcaatttaaa TTGTGGATGTCCTAGTCCTAAAGTAGCTGGACATGGGTGCTTTGGTGTTAGTCTTATGCTTGATCCAAAG tttgttggCGAGGCAATGTCAGTAATTGCTGCCAACACAAATGTTCCTGTTAGCGTCAAATGCCGAATTGGTGTCGACGATCACGATTCGTACAATCAGCTCT GTGATTTCATCTATAAAGTCTCTTCTTTATCCCCAACTAGGCATTTCATCATACATTCACGGAAGGCACTGCTCAATGGCATTAGCCCGGCTGAAAATCGAACAATTCCTCCTTTGAA GTATGAGTACTATTATGCCCTCTTGCGTGACTTTCCAGACTTGACATTTACACTAAATGGAGGCATTAATACAGTTGATGAG GTAAATGCTGCGCTAAGGAAAGGTGCTCACCATGTTATGGTTGGACGTGCTGCATACCAGAA TCCTTGGTATACTTTGGGACATGTTGATACTGCAATTTATGGTGCACCAAGCAGTGGACTGACACGACGTCAG GTTGTTGAAAAATACCAAGTATATGGGGATGCCATTCTTGGAACATATGGCAATAATAGACCCCATGTCCGGGATGTGATGAAG CCCCTACTCCACTTCTTTCATTCAGAGCCTGGAAATGGTCTGTTTAAGCGCAAAGCCGATGCTGCTTTTCAAACTTGCAAA ACAGTCAAATCTTTTCTTGAGGAAACCATTGTAGCAATTCCGGACTCTGTTTTGGATTCACCTATTGAGGAGGCACCACGTGGTCGCGAAGATCTTTTTGCTGATGTACACGATCTGCTTCCTCCTCCATACAAGGCAAGAGAGCAAGAAGTATTGTATGCTTATTAG
- the LOC102613387 gene encoding uncharacterized protein LOC102613387 isoform X1, whose amino-acid sequence MIRGMVKFAGSSLISSFTPFDSVLLKKHRRFSVNSFFKNSNNPRSLSTCTQNIILHTKAEMVASQYLPPWFSVAPMMDWTDNHYRTLARLISKHAWLYTEMLAAETIIYQQGNLDRFLAFSPEQHPIVLQIGGSNLDNLAKATELANAYNYDEINLNCGCPSPKVAGHGCFGVSLMLDPKFVGEAMSVIAANTNVPVSVKCRIGVDDHDSYNQLCDFIYKVSSLSPTRHFIIHSRKALLNGISPAENRTIPPLKYEYYYALLRDFPDLTFTLNGGINTVDEVNAALRKGAHHVMVGRAAYQNPWYTLGHVDTAIYGAPSSGLTRRQVVEKYQVYGDAILGTYGNNRPHVRDVMKPLLHFFHSEPGNGLFKRKADAAFQTCKTVKSFLEETIVAIPDSVLDSPIEEAPRGREDLFADVHDLLPPPYKAREQEVLYAY is encoded by the exons ATGATTAGAGGGATGGTGAAGTTTGCAGGGTCTTCTTTGATATCTTCATTTACTCCATTTGATTCTGTTCTCCTGAAAAAACATCGCAGATTTTCAGTAAATAGTTTCTTCAAGAATTCAAATAATCCAAGGAGCTTATCTACTTGCactcaaaatattatactGCATACAAAAGCTGAGATGGTTGCTAGTCAATATCTCCCTCCTTGGTTTAG TGTTGCTCCAATGATGGACTGGACAGATAATCATTATAGGACTCTTGCCCGTCTCATTTCAAAACATGCATGGCTTTATACAGAGATGCTTGCAGCTGAGACAATTATTTATCAACAGGGAAATTTG GACAGATTCTTGGCATTTTCTCCAGAACAGCATCCCATTGTCCTTCAAATTGGTGGTAGTAACTTGGATAACCTGGCCAAAGCGACTGAACTTGCCAATGCATACAACTATgatgaaatcaatttaaa TTGTGGATGTCCTAGTCCTAAAGTAGCTGGACATGGGTGCTTTGGTGTTAGTCTTATGCTTGATCCAAAG tttgttggCGAGGCAATGTCAGTAATTGCTGCCAACACAAATGTTCCTGTTAGCGTCAAATGCCGAATTGGTGTCGACGATCACGATTCGTACAATCAGCTCT GTGATTTCATCTATAAAGTCTCTTCTTTATCCCCAACTAGGCATTTCATCATACATTCACGGAAGGCACTGCTCAATGGCATTAGCCCGGCTGAAAATCGAACAATTCCTCCTTTGAA GTATGAGTACTATTATGCCCTCTTGCGTGACTTTCCAGACTTGACATTTACACTAAATGGAGGCATTAATACAGTTGATGAG GTAAATGCTGCGCTAAGGAAAGGTGCTCACCATGTTATGGTTGGACGTGCTGCATACCAGAA TCCTTGGTATACTTTGGGACATGTTGATACTGCAATTTATGGTGCACCAAGCAGTGGACTGACACGACGTCAG GTTGTTGAAAAATACCAAGTATATGGGGATGCCATTCTTGGAACATATGGCAATAATAGACCCCATGTCCGGGATGTGATGAAG CCCCTACTCCACTTCTTTCATTCAGAGCCTGGAAATGGTCTGTTTAAGCGCAAAGCCGATGCTGCTTTTCAAACTTGCAAA ACAGTCAAATCTTTTCTTGAGGAAACCATTGTAGCAATTCCGGACTCTGTTTTGGATTCACCTATTGAGGAGGCACCACGTGGTCGCGAAGATCTTTTTGCTGATGTACACGATCTGCTTCCTCCTCCATACAAGGCAAGAGAGCAAGAAGTATTGTATGCTTATTAG
- the LOC102613093 gene encoding protein TAB2 homolog, chloroplastic, translating into MAAAALSLNNSTSTNSPTLNSHKPISKFTSLTKPTNVSFNFLTNTPPRLQHFRPRPSVSESSLSVPKEADAEIEADDVEDDPTQELSYLDEETDPESITEWELDFCSRPILDIRGKKIWELVVCDGSLSLQYTKYFPNNVINSITLKEAIVAICDDLGVPIPEKIRFFRSQMQTIITKACKELDIKPIPSKRCLSLLLWLEERYETVYTRHTGFQKGSKPLLALDNPFPMELPDNLFGDKWAFVQLPFSAVQEEVSSLESKFVFGASLDLDLLGIEVDDKTLIPGLAVASSRAKPLAAWMNGLEVCSIETDTARGSLILSVGISTRYIYANYKKNPVTTSEAEAWEAAKKACGGLHFLAIQEELDSEDCVGFWLLLDLPPPPV; encoded by the exons ATGGCAGCAGCAGCTCTGAGCCTCAACAATTCAACAAGCACAAATTCGCCAACCCTTAATTCTCACAAACCCATCTCTAAATTCACTTCTTTAACAAAACCGACAAACGTCTCCTTCAATTTCTTGACAAATACCCCGCCAAGACTTCAGCATTTTCGACCAAGGCCGTCAGTGTCAGAAAGCTCACTCTCAGTACCCAAAGAAGCAGATGCTGAAATTGAAGCTGATGATGTTGAGGATGACCCAACTCAGGAACTGAGCTATCTTGATGAAGAAACTGATCCTGAGAGCATCACAGAGTGGGAGCTGGATTTTTGCTCCAGGCCGATTCTTGATATTAGAGGAAAAAAGATATGGGAGCTTGTTGTATGTGATGGTTCACTTTCACTTCAATATACTAAGTACTTTCCTAATAATGTTATCAATAGCATCACTTTAAAGGAAGCTATTGTGGCTATATGTGATGATCTTGGGGTTCCTATACCGGAGAAAATCCGGTTCTTCAG ATCACAGATGCAAACGATAATAACAAAGGCATGTAAAGAGCTAGATATAAAGCCAATCCCGAGTAAACGG TGTCTATCACTACTTCTCTGGTTGGAGGAACGCTATGAGACTGTGTATACTCGTCATACTGGTTTTCAGAAAGGATCTAAGCCGCTTCTGGCATTAGATAATCCTTTCCCAATGGAACTTCCAGACAACTTATTTGGAGACAAATGGGCATTTGTCCAGTTGCCCTTTTCAG CTGTTCAGGAAGAGGTGTCATCCTTAGAGAGCAAATTTGTATTTGGTGCAAGTCTTGATTTGGATTTATTGGGAATTGAAGTCGATGACAAAACTTTGATTCCAGGACTTGCTGTTGCTTCTTCTCGTGCAAAACCATTAGCAG CTTGGATGAATGGGCTGGAAGTCTGCTCAATCGAAACGGACACTGCTCGAGGTTCCTTGATTCTATCTGTTGGAATATCCACGCGCTATATTTATgctaattataagaaaaatccCGTAACAACAAGTGAAGCTGAAGCTTGGGAAGCAGCGAAGAAGGCCTGTGGGGGGTTACATTTTCTCGCCATTCAAGAAGAATTAGATTCAGAGGACTGTGTTGGATTTTGGCTTTTACTTGACTTGCCTCCTCCGCCTGTATGA
- the LOC102612789 gene encoding uncharacterized protein LOC102612789, producing the protein MAFHVACPITCKRICFCTLGFPRSVQSSKARNDFVHDVVLVEEFLKDPLGRFRVSKEESTVQVLVPEVPLPPPPAVAVVDGAGLDAAEEAAAAVSAQTKRVALQRKAAAAMVAAEDYARRFESGYVATASKDIAGEEQGQSNTNVMCRLCFVGENEGCERARRMLSCKSCGKKYHRNCLKNWAQNRDLFHWSSWKCPSCRICEICRRTGDPNKFMFCRRCDAAYHCYCQHPPHKNVSSGPYLCPKHTKCHSCGSNVPGNGLSVRWFLGYTCCDACGRLFVKGNYCPVCLKVYRDSESTPMVCCDVCQRWVHCQCDGISDEKYLQFQVDGNLQYRCPTCRGECYQVRDLEDAVRELWRRKDMADKDLIASLRAAAGLPTEDEIFSISPYSDDEENGPVVLKNEFGRSLKLSLKGVVDKSPKKVKEHGKKWLNKKYPRKKGYQMPLNSKPEPDQSFEGYHDVHSYGNSFGDDTQSPKNEGLDIPSSVAGIVSHTEGVCSISQPGILKHKYVDEVMVSDDDKISRVKFKTSKPHDLDSGEDDGKHVSKSKTIKAKKLVINLGARKINVTNSPRSDASSCQREQDLTTSNGIEDPSLQRMNSKFVLDRHDGSSKLGDGDRVDHSSQSRGLKIAGRGGNVIKFGRVRQEVSDSNTKVSRGSSADEHEPEHMHVLSRKRNIDRSRAAVSRVGEVAALRGDWKQLESRPNASRESNDDTSVLQSLPKDSKPPLRLKFRKPNLENQNSQVSQPEEEKSLIKGQRSKRKRPSPFTEKTLFNEDEDAAQSNQDSLMSEIMDANWILKKLGKDAIGKRVEVHQQSDNSWHKGVVTDTVEGTSTLSITLDDSRVKTLELGKQGVRFVPQKQKRSMS; encoded by the exons ATGGCCTTTCACGTTGCTTGCCCAATTACATG CAAGCGAATTTGCTTCTGCACGCTAGGGTTTCCGCGGAGCGTTCAGAGTTCGAAGGCGCGAAACGACTTCGTTCACGATGTTGTCTTGGTGGAGGAGTTTTTGAAAGATCCTTTGGGGAGATTTAGGGTTTCAAAAGAGGAGAGTACGGTTCAGGTTCTTGTTCCTGAGGTTCCGCTGCCTCCGCCGCCggctgttgctgttgttgaTGGAGCTGGTCTTGATGCGGCGGAGGAGGCCGCCGCTGCTGTGTCGGCGCAGACTAAGCGTGTGGCGTTGCAACGCAAAGCCGCCGCTGCGATGGTCGCAGCTGAGGATTATGCTAGACGATTCGAGTCCGGCTATGTTGCC ACTGCCTCAAAAGATATTGCTGGAGAAGAGCAGGGTCAGTCCAACACAAATGTAATGTGCCGACTTTGCTTTGTGGGTGAAAATGAGGGTTGTGAAAGAGCAAGGAGGATGCTTTCTTGCAAAAGTTGTGGCAAGAAGTACCACAGGAATTGCTTGAAAAATTGGGCTCAAAACAGAG ATTTATTTCATTGGAGCTCGTGGAAGTGCCCATCTTGTCGAATTTGTGAG ATTTGCCGAAGAACAGGAGatccaaataaatttatgttttgtaGACGGTGTGATGCTGCTTATCATTGTTACTGTCAGCATCCTCCGCACAAG AATGTTAGTTCTGGGCCATATTTGTGCCCCAAGCATACAAAGTGTCACAGCTGTGGATCCAATGTACCAGGAAATGGCCTTAGCGTGCG GTGGTTTCTGGGATATACTTGTTGTGATGCTTGTGGAAGGTTGTTTGTAAAGGGTAATTATTGCCCTGTTTGTTTGAAG GTTTATAGAGATTCAGAATCGACACCAATGGTTTGCTGTGATGTTTGCCAGCGATGGGTGCACTGCCAGTGTGATGGCATCAG tgatgaaaaatatttgcaGTTTCAAGTAGATGGAAATCTTCAATATAGATGTCCTACATGTCGTGGAGAATGCTACCAg GTCAGGGATCTTGAGGATGCAGTTCGTGAACTTTGGAGGAGAAAAGATATGGCTGATAAAGACCTAATTGCTAGCTTAAGGGCTGCTGCAGGTTTGCCGACTGAAGACGAAATATTTTCTATCTCACCATATTcagatgatgaagaaaatggTCCCGTTGTATTAAAGAATGAATTTGGGCGTTCTTTAAAGCTCTCTCTTAAAGGAGTAGTTGATAAGTCACCTAAAAAAGTCAAGGAACATGGAAAAAAATGGTTAAATAAGAAGTACCCAAGGAAAAAGGGATACCAGATGCCTTTAAATAGTAAACCAGAACCTGATCAGAGTTTTGAAGGATATCATGATGTTCACTCTTATGGAAACAGCTTTGGTGATGACACGCAGTCTCCTAAAAATGAAGGACTAGATATACCTTCTTCTGTTGCTGGTATTGTAAGTCATACTGAAGGGGTTTGTTCTATCAGTCAGCCAGGGATTTTGAAACATAAGTATGTAGATGAAGTAATGGTGAGTGACGATGATAAGATATCTAGAGTAAAATTCAAGACTAGTAAACCTCATGACTTGGATAGTGGAGAGGATGATGGAAAACATGTTAGCAAGTCCAAGACTATCAAGGCAAAGAAGTTGGTTATAAATCTAGGTGCacgaaaaataaatgttaccAACTCTCCTCGGTCTGATGCTTCAAGCTGCCAGAGGGAGCAAGACTTGACGACCTCCAATG GCATCGAAGACCCAAGCCTGCAAAGAATGAATAGCAAGTTTGTGCTGGATAGGCATGATGGCAGTTCTAAACTCGGTGATG GAGATAGAGTTGACCACTCTAGCCAATcaagaggtttgaagatagCAGGAAGAGGTGGAAATGTGATAAAGTTTGGAAGAGTTAGGCAAGAAGTTTCTGATTCAAACACCAAAGTTAGTAGAGGAAGCAGTGCCGATGAACATGAACCAGAGCACATGCATGTATTGTCCAGAAAAAGAAACATCGACAGAAGCAGGGCTGCAGTTAGCCGTGTGGGTGAAGTTGCTGCATTAAGAGGTGACTGGAAGCAGTTGGAAAGCAGGCCTAATGCTTCAAGGGAAAGCAATGATGATACATCAGTTTTGCAGTCGTTGCCTAAGGATTCCAAGCCTCCGCTTAGgcttaaatttagaaaacctAATCTTGAAAATCAGAATTCTCAGGTTTCTCAAcctgaagaagaaaagagtcTAATAAAAGGTCAAAGGTCAAAAAGAAAGAGACCATCACCTTTCACGGAGAAAACATTAtttaatgaagatgaagatgctGCACAATCAAATCAAGACAGTTTAATGAGTGAGATAATGGATGCTAATTGGATTCTGAAAAAGTTGGGTAAGGATGCTATTGGAAAGAGAGTTGAAGTTCATCAGCAATCGGATAATTCATG GCACAAGGGAGTGGTTACTGACACTGTTGAAGGCACCTCCACATTATCCATCACATTAGATGATAGTAGAGTGAAGACCTTGGAACTTGGGAAACAAGGTGTTCGGTTTGTTcctcaaaaacaaaagaggtCAATGTCGTGA
- the LOC102612486 gene encoding DNA-directed RNA polymerases II, IV and V subunit 11 isoform X2: MNAPDRYERFVVPEGTKKVSYERDTKIINAASFTIEREEHTIGNILRMQLHRDENVLFAGYKLPHPLQYKIIVRIHTTSQSSPMQAYNQAINDLDKELDTLKSAFEFLDA; the protein is encoded by the exons ATGAATGCTCCCGACCGTTACGAACGATTTGTCGTCCCCGAAGGCAccaaaaa ggTTTCGTACGAGAGAGACACGAAGATTATAAATGCGGCGTCGTTCACTATAGAGAGAGAGGAGCATACAATCGGCAATATTCTTCGCAT GCAATTGCATAGGGATGAAAACGTTTTGTTCGCTGGTTACAAGCTCCCTCACCCTCTTCAGTACAAAATAATTGTTAGg ATTCACACAACTAGTCAGTCTTCACCAATGCAGGCGTATAACCAGGCCATCAACGATCTAGATAAGGAACTTGACACTCTGAAAAGTGCATTTGAG TTTCTAGATGCTTGA
- the LOC102612486 gene encoding DNA-directed RNA polymerases II, IV and V subunit 11 isoform X1 has protein sequence MNAPDRYERFVVPEGTKKVSYERDTKIINAASFTIEREEHTIGNILRMQLHRDENVLFAGYKLPHPLQYKIIVRIHTTSQSSPMQAYNQAINDLDKELDTLKSAFEAELAKHSRVY, from the exons ATGAATGCTCCCGACCGTTACGAACGATTTGTCGTCCCCGAAGGCAccaaaaa ggTTTCGTACGAGAGAGACACGAAGATTATAAATGCGGCGTCGTTCACTATAGAGAGAGAGGAGCATACAATCGGCAATATTCTTCGCAT GCAATTGCATAGGGATGAAAACGTTTTGTTCGCTGGTTACAAGCTCCCTCACCCTCTTCAGTACAAAATAATTGTTAGg ATTCACACAACTAGTCAGTCTTCACCAATGCAGGCGTATAACCAGGCCATCAACGATCTAGATAAGGAACTTGACACTCTGAAAAGTGCATTTGAG GCTGAGTTGGCGAAGCATTCGagagtttattaa
- the LOC102609502 gene encoding cation/H(+) antiporter 28: MSHNSSKNGTSPAQKCKDFVGVTFADGSGKIVGLLLAYVLTNLAHHLLKPMHQPRITSDIVIGLFLGNIQPIRNGFELEMIQTLNYIVEFGMICYMFVLGLEMDPYVIFKPPTRDAIVAYGGMLSTFILGCSLTPFLHYSTHRKIVVAITLSFTLAGSGSHILTRVITNLKIGKSDIGKLGMAAGIHSDMITMLIICIGAVFVLPQGNNTQEQIQSAIKMGASLIFQSVFAAKVSPVFMNWINNENPEGKAMKGTHLVLSLAFMVAVCSCSPFYGYSPILSAFMAGIFFPSEGRMSKWTVGKVNYLLSTLYYPIFFFWMGFHAKLFTFEADTLGTWGRFFFLIVISTAGKVVGTVICGLMLGFHWPESVSLGLLLSAKGHFYIFLAIMGAVHNYITHTTAASLVIMIFFTIVHTPFVVQNIIERARKHAPTKRMALQWLDPSNQLQILLCLHGSQNITSTLNFLEISRGTANPGVVVYVTDMIELTDQIAATLVQNEGIDTVTVTDKAVMEMREEITTAVQSYVDENGGGITLKRMLALSTFSGMPQDICILAEDLMVSLIILPFHKRQLEDGTLDEGHPGFRYVNRKLLRNATCSVGILVDRGFGSIENISRSQAASLNVAVIFIGGKDDREALAYASRVARHPAVKLTVIRFLLDNSENPQRRAATYKDNTAELEEEMKIDDECFAEFYERQVAEGHVAYAEKHLANSSETFATLRSLEGQYALIIVGRGERANSILTVGMNDWQQCPELGPIGDVLSGSDFLVRTSVLIIKQHDFKGELDGLDEDFSVM; this comes from the exons atgtcacaCAATTCTTCAAAGAATGGCACGTCACCAGCACAAAAATGCAAGGATTTTGTTGGTGTAACTTTTGCAGACGGCTCGGGAAAGATTGTTGGTCTTTTATTGGCTTATGTTTTAACCAATCTTGCTCATCACCTTTTAAAGCCTATGCACCAGCCTCGCATAACTTCTGATATTGTT ATAGGGTTATTTCTGGGCAACATACAGCCTATAAGAAACGGATTTGAATTGGAGATGATTCAAACGTTGAATTATATAGTTGAATTTGGAATGATATGCTATATGTTTGTTTTGGGTCTCGAAATGGATCCATATGTGATCTTCAAGCCACCGACTCGCGATGCCATAGTGGCCTATGGTGGAATGTTGTCAACATTCATATTAGGTTGCAGCCTAACCCCTTTTCTGCATTATTCAACTCACAGAAAGATTGTGGTGGCTATCACCCTCTCTTTCACCCTTGCTGGCAGTGGCTCTCATATATTAACCCGTGTGATAACAAATCTCAAGATAGGCAAATCAGATATAGGAAAGCTTGGAATGGCCGCGGGAATTCACTCTGACATGATCACAATGCTTATCATATGCATTGGCGCAGTCTTTGTACTTCCACAAGGCAATAATACTCAAGAACAGATACAGTCAGCCATTAAAATGGGTGCTTCGTTAATATTCCAATCAGTTTTTGCAGCAAAAGTTTCACCTGTTTTCATGAACTGGATAAACAATGAAAATCCCGAAGGAAAAGCCATGAAAGGCACACATCTTGTTCTGTCACTGGCATTCATGGTTGCTGTATGCAGCTGCTCCCCATTTTATGGCTACAGCCCAATTCTCAGTGCATTCATGGCTGGGATTTTTTTCCCATCTGAGGGGAGAATGTCGAAGTGGACAGTAGGCAAAGTTAACTATTTGTTAAGCACTTTATATTAtcctattttcttcttttggatGGGATTCCATGCTAAATTATTCACTTTTGAAGCCGACACTTTAGGGACATGGGGAaggtttttctttcttatagtGATATCAACAGCTGGCAAAGTTGTGGGAACTGTCATCTGTGGCCTAATGTTAGGCTTTCATTGGCCAGAATCTGTTTCCCTGGGGCTTTTGCTGTCTGCAAAGGGCCATTTTTACATATTCTTGGCCATCATGGGAGCA GTGCATAACTACATAACACATACGACCGCTGCTTCATTGGTGATTATGATCTTCTTCACCATTGTACACACCCCATTTGTTGTGCAAAATATCATCGAACGAGCAAGGAAACATGCACCAACTAAGCGCATGGCGCTTCAATGGCTTGATCCATCAAACCAGCTTCAAATATTGCTTTGTCTTCATGGCTCGCAGAATATAACTTCTACCCTCAACTTCTTGGAAATTTCTCGAGGAACAGCTAACCCTGGAGTTGTAGTTTATGTCACCGACATGATTGAACTCACAGACCAAATCGCTGCCACTTTAGTACAGAATGAAGGAATAGACACCGTGACTGTGACTGACAAGGCAGTCATGGAAATGAGAGAGGAGATCACCACAGCAGTCCAATCTTATGTAGATGAAAATGGTGGAGGCATCACCCTCAAAAGAATGCTTGCTCTTTCAACATTCAGTGGCATGCCTCAAGACATCTGCATTTTAGCGGAGGACTTGATGGTTTCACTCATCATATTACCATTTCACAAGAGACAATTAGAGGACGGTACATTAGACGAAGGCCATCCTGGATTCAGATATGTTAACCGCAAG TTGCTTAGGAATGCCACGTGTTCTGTTGGGATCCTAGTCGATCGAGGTTTCGGATCGATAGAAAACATATCAAGATCACAGGCAGCATCTCTCAATGTAGCAGTCATTTTTATAGGAGGCAAGGATGATCGAGAGGCATTAGCCTATGCCAGTCGAGTAGCAAGGCATCCGGCAGTTAAACTCACGGTCATAAGATTCCTCCTTGACAATTCAGAAAATCCTCAAAGAAGAGCAGCAACTTACAAGGACAACACCGCGGAGCTGGAAGAAGAGATGAAAATAGATGATGAATGCTTTGCCGAATTCTACGAGAGGCAAGTGGCTGAAGGCCATGTTGCTTACGCTGAGAAGCATCTTGCTAATTCATCTGAAACTTTTGCCACACTCAGGTCATTGGAAGGGCAATATGCACTCATCATTGTAGGTCGAGGAGAGAGGGCGAACTCGATTTTGACGGTAGGTATGAACGATTGGCAGCAGTGTCCAGAATTGGGTCCAATAGGGGATGTACTTTCGGGCTCGGATTTCTTGGTAAGGACCTCTGTGTTGATCATCAAACAACATGACTTCAAAGGAGAGTTGGATGGACTGGATGAAGACTTCAGTGTCATGTAA